A region of the Mus musculus strain C57BL/6J chromosome X, GRCm38.p6 C57BL/6J genome:
atttcacatgttatcccatttcctagtttcctctccgaaaatcccctataccctttccAGTCGCCCTACCTTccaatctacccactcccacttcctggccctggcattcccctatactggggcctagaatcttaacaagaccaaggggctctccTATTTGGATCACTCTTAAACATAGGTGTCATCCCTTACCACAGAGCAAGACTATGTCACTTGAGTCCTACCTGTTATTTTTCTACCCAATTAAGTCCAGCCAAGATGATTGTACACCTTCCTTCATCCTATATTGACTAAGGTTGTACTGTCTATTATGATAGTCACTAGCTATATGTGACTATTGAACATTTGAAATACCATTACAACTGATATATGTCATAAACAAAACTTGCATACCACACTTTCAAGAACAATTGTGAGAAAAAAGTGCGAATCATCTTTCTGTACCTATGACAGAATACCTGGGAGAAGccaacttaaaggaggaaagatAGATTTTGGCTTGTACTTTCAGAGTTTTCAGTCTGCATTTACTTGATGCTGCTGCATTGGGCCTGTATTAAGGTAGAATTTCATGGTGTAGAGCATATAATTGCTCACCTCCTGGTGTCTGGGAAATAGACAGTAAATGAGCAAGGGAGTGGAATTCCAATGTCTTCTTTGAGGGCATGTTCCCAATAATCTTTCTCCAACCAGGCCCTGCTCAAAAAGTTATGCCACCACTAATAACACCATTTTCTGGGGACCTAGCCTTCAACAAATGGCCTTTTGGGAGTCATTTAATATGTAAACCATGCTGAGTATGGTGATACCCATCtgttatcctagcactcagaagagtCAGGTAGcaaaaatcaggagttcaaagtcagctttaGCTTCATAGTTAATTCATGGCTGTCTTAGTTTAGAGttatcattgctgtgatgaaacatcatgaccaacagcaacttggggaggaaagggtttattttcctCACACTTTTGTATTCATCATTAAAAGCAATGAGGGCAAAAACTCAAGCACAGCAGGAACCCaggggcaggagctgaggcaaagGCCATGAAGTCATACTGCTtaggcttgcttctcatggcttgctcagactgctttcttagaACCCAATACCAACAGCCCAGGGATTGTACCACCCACAAAGTGGTCGGTCATCCATCAATCACTAAATTAAAACAATGCCCTACAGCATTGAGGTTCTGTCCtttcagatgactgtagcttgtgtcaagatgacataaaactagtcagcacaatggctatcctgggctatgtgagaccttgtcccattccctttcccagtcAAATATAATTCAAACCACAGtaatgtaaaatatatgtataatatatttttaaaatgttgacttATATGCTTAAATGatagtatttatatttattgagtTAGTTAAACCTTCATAATTAGGTCATTATATTTCCTTCTTATCCATTTTTATATAGCTACTAAAATTTATAAATGTTACCCTGATAATTTTTGAAGAGTGCTGACCTAGAATCTATCTTGTCAGGGTTCACAAAGTCCAAGTCCCGTGTTATAATGAAGTGACTTTTAGCCTATAAGCCTTGCTATCATATTGTCTTCTTTTCCCCTCGGTCTGCTCTTGGTAAGGATGAAATCATCAGATTGTTGTTTCATCCACTACCTGAGTTTTAGGGCACATTATTTATCTTTCCAAGTTTAACAATTTTGTATAGGTTTTCTGTTAAGTAGGGCCACAGATGCTCTGGAAGGTTCTTACAAGGTAATTGCTTCAACCCCAAGTGGAACAAAACAACTGGCACTAAGGGATAACAGTAGCTGAGTTTGACAATAGGTCTATCTCCTCAAGGGAGAGGTTTGTGTTAGGGGATagagtggggtgggtggtggtgagGGCAAGGCACTAAGGCTGTTTCCTTCTTGCTTTGCCTTTGTCATGATGTTGTTGGCCTCTGTTTCTTTCTACAGACTGACTCCTAAGATTGGCTTCCCGTGGAGTGAAATCAGGAATATCTCTTTCAATGATAAGAAATTTGTCATCAAGCCCATTGACAAAAAGGCCCCGGTGAGTGACTTCTCCTTCTGACTCTTCGCAGCAGctttccccccccctcccccaaggttTAGGTAATATTAAGAGCAAACATGTCATTGGATTTATCTGtctctccattttctgttgtGTGTCACATGTACAAATGAACAGGAAGCACAAATGGAAAGTAAAATATAAGAGGAAGTTGATGTTGAGAAGTGGCCAGGTGATATTCTATACTTGGTACCACTCTAGTACCAAACTCCCTCTGGGGGAGGGCAAGCTACAGGCAAGTCCTAAATGCTGTGCTTTGCCCATTGCCTCACCTTCCTGAGCCTCCCGAATGTACTCTTTGTGTAGTTGGCTTATATCTAATTGTGGAAAATGGCAGAGCCAGGACTTCAAACCCAAAGATTTACCTTACATTACAAATTTACCTTTtaagactatttatttatttatttatttatttatttatttatttattttggtttttcaagacagggtttctctgtatagccttggctgtcctggaactcactctgtagaccaggctggcctcaaactcagaaatccgcctgcctctgcctcccaagtgctgggattaaaggtgtgtgcaccacTGCCTCTGGCCTTAATTTAAAGTGACCTTTCTGCCTttggcctctgagtgctgggatgacgtGCATGTACTTCTAGATCCTCtaaattttgtctttttattattatatttagtttattaatttatatagtttgtgacaataataattaaagaagagataATGAATTTTGGGGAAAACACAAGGAAGTTGGAGTGATGTATTAGTGTTCACGTAGTAGttctgaataaaataaataaaaggccagCAGAAATGAAAGGCTTTTAAACAAATAATAATCAAGATAATTGAAGTTTAAGAAATTTAGATATTTGTGTACTTAATAGCCTGTTTCCCCATAACTAGAGCTCACTTAGCAGAGATTACAGAGATGGTTTAGAATCCTGTGGTGGACCTGTTGATGAGAATATCAATTATCTTATAGAAGAGGCCCTTTGAGATTCAGTAGTTAGATCTCTAGGTAGAGAGATATGACATTGTATGTTCCCATAAGAGTTAATCCAGTTGGGTCAGTCAGTCACCTGGCTAAGGGAGCGCTGGTCAGAAACGTGTAAGTTCCTTACCGCTGCCTTCTGAGAATAAGTAAGTAGGAGAAATAAGTATCTCTCTAATGAGGTGGTGTACTTTTTCTTCCCAAAGTTTCTCCTCCATAGTTTAGGCCCTATGAGCTGCCATGGGGTTCTGTTGGATCTGCTCATCTTATTGTATCCTGACATAGGAAAacaacctttcctttccttctcttctgcagTTTTGTTGTGATTTCGGACTAGATCCTATAAATACTTTCTATGGGGCTTTTGGCTTTTTCATACTTTCTGTAACAATCTCCCGGCCATGCAGTTACTTTCCCACCATGTGGCTAACTTCTATACTGACTTAATGCAAAGGTCCTGGCCTCTTAAGCTCCAATCTGTGAATCAGTAATGAACTTattttgaaaactaaaacaaaatactaTTGCAGAAAAAGACACTTCCAAGAAAGTGTTTTAGGGtgttttttctttagatttatttttccgttttctgtatttatttatttttttgtgtgtagagggagtataaagtgtacaagtggaggtcagaggacaacttgctagaTAGAGGTCTTTTCCTTTCACTGTGTTGtttttggggatcaaactcttATTATTAAGCCTGAGAGCTTAactttctgagccatcttgctggccccagggTGTTTTTCGTGAGCAGAGTTGGAGAAAAACTGTGGTTTGGAGGTAAGAGGACTGGTGTCAAAGAAAAGAATCATGGGTTCTACTCTTAAGTCTACCACTACTCTGATACCTGACTCTGCAAAAAATATTTCCCTTACTCTGGTAATTAATACTCCCAACTGGAATACAAATGGGTTAAACTATAtcatctttccaatacttttgaACTTAGCTTTATAGAAAGCTTtcctcaaaattttatttttaaagtttattattattattattattggtacgtgtgggcatgcatgtgccTGCTCAAGGGCACATGTCAGCCATCCTGCTAGCCCTAAAACCTTTGGTTTTCCCTTCAGGACTTTGTGTTCTATGCTCCCCGGCTTCGGATTAACAAGCGGATCTTGGCCCTGTGCATGGGAAATCATGAGCTGTACATGCGTCGGCGCAAGCCTGACACCATTGAGGTGCAGCAGATGAAGGCCCAGGCTCGGGAAGAGAAGCACCAGAAGCAGATGGAGCGGTAGGTGCTATATAGAGTGCTGGAATTAGGACGAGTGCAGTGGTAAGGAAGCTTTGGAAGGTTCCTGGCTTGCTTAGGGAGTGGAATCATCCCAGGACAAGGGACTTGTGAATTGGAAGGGAGGACACCCCAGATATTCAGTCTCAGCACAGAAACAGGCATCAGAAATCTTGGATTTCAGAGGTTGTAAGAGGGAGGAGCCTTTCATAGTTTCCTGTTGTCAATGACTCTCGTGCCATTACTGTGCCAGGTACATTATGGGTTGCTATTGGTTAACTGGCAAGTAGTATGGTAGTAGCTGAAGAGTCTGTACACAGTTGTACTTGGGTTGAGCAGAAACAAGCAGAGCCCTCAGAATTTCCCCTACAATGCCCTTAGTGTATTCAGTGTAATCTGAAGGTTAGGAGCAAGAGAAGTAGGAACTGAGATTCCAGTCTCTGACTTTCTGATCAGTATCTTAGGATTGTAGGTTATTATTTATCCAAAGAAGATAGACAAACAGTCAATAACATAAAAATATCCTTAATCATtacagaaatgcaaatgaaaaccgTAATCAATTACCATTTTATGCTTATTAGTGCGgatataagaaataaaattgaaatataagtacTGGTGATGTTCTGAAAAATTAGGAATTCATGCATATTACTGGTGGGAGTATAAAGTGGTAGAAGCTAGTTCctcaaaaagataaaatatagaattaCTATATAATCTTGTAATCCCATTCCTAGGTAAAGTAaccctcaaaagaaaagaaaaatggatgtGCAAACTTGTATGTACACACGTGTTCACAATACCACTATATAGACACTTAAATGGTAGAAAATAATCTAGTTAGTACCAAGAGATAAATATATAAGTTCTAATTATACACAATAGAATGTATCTTCTAATAAGTATTTTGGTTTTAATTGTGTGCTTGTGAATGCACGTGCCTGAATGAGCACATTCCTGGAGTACAGGTGTAtgtagagaggccagaagagctcATCAAATACCctgaagctgggattaaaggtggttgtgagctactgcaTGCAGGGCCTTGCAACCAAACTTTGATCATCTTCAAGACCAGCAATTGCTTTTAAACACTAATCTATCTCTCTATCCCATAGAATATATATTAATCTAgtttatgttgttataataaatgACCTAACACACTGAGTACTTCAAAAATAAAGAGGGTGTTTTTACTCATGTTTTTTTGGATGCTGAGAAATCCAAGATAGGATGGCCAGATCTGTCAAGAGCCCCATATTGCGTTGTAATACAGTGGGCATGAGGATTCAGAAGAGATGGTAAAGTTAATTGTGACCACCTcttctcagaagaagaaaaaccatcTTGTGAAACTTAACTCCTCCTGAGCATCCTTTTTGAAAGTGACTACCCGAATCATCTTCCACTCATGCCCATCTAATAAAAGTTTCACTGCCTTTCAGTGCCTTTACACTAAGGACAGGGTCTCTAAAACACGAACTTATGTAGGAGACAAACCATAGCAGAATAGTTTTTATCCATCTGTGCTGCAATGTGATATACTCTAAACATTATGCTTAGTGAAAAAAGTGTGAAGTATGAcaagttatatattatatattctatttatataatataatcccCAAAtgaagtacacacatacacacacacacacacacacacacacacacacacacacacacacaccagtgtgtATTGGTGGCTTCTAGGTTCTGGAAGAAGTGAAATGTGGAGAAATGACTTCATATATGATGATTTAGAAGGTAAGAATAGCTTAGCTTGCTGGCACAAAGttgttacaagttcaaggccacccaagcttaaatagtgagaccctgtcttaatgtaaataaaaacaaaatgatcatATATTTCTTTGAACATTGAAACTGGTTCtaatgcatatatgcacacacatacacacatacacacaaatgcatgcgtgcattcacacatacatacaacacatatGTAACTAACATTGATTTTACCCCCAAGCAGTAGAATTTAGACTCAAAACCCTGTGAATATGAGGCAAGTACTCTATAACTGAGCTATTTTGACAGCCCAGTGTTCtcatttattaagaaaaatattatcaAGATTTTGGGAGTAGTTTAGTGAACTAGGCCAAACCCTGTTAAACCTCACAGTAGAGTAACAACAAGAGTGAGggatgtgcatacatatatatatgctcagAGCATCTTTCTCATACAGTCTGAGCAGTGAACAATTTCTCTTCTTGTGAAGTTGATATTCTAGTGGGAGAAGACAGATAAAGTAAACAAATTATTTAGCATATGCAATTGTGAAAAGTGTTGAGGAAAAGTGCGTGCCAAGCATTCTGAAAGGTCTCAGAGTAAAACATCTTGCTGCGGTGTAAGACTGCCTCCtagagggtggagagatggctcaacagttaggaCCACTTAGTGCTCTTGctgagaacccaggtttgattccctgaacccacatggcagttttcaaccatctgtaactccacttccacaTCTATAACTCTGGCACCTTCTTCTGGATGccatgggtactgcatgcatgttaTACACTTATATATgcatgggaaacacacacacacacacacacacaaataaaataaaataaaaattagtaaagtctttaaaacaaaaagattgCTTCCTTGAATAGATAGTGAGGCCAGAAAAAGTAAATACTTATTCTAGATCTGCAATAaaatctgagaggagggaacccagAGCTATGGTTGAAGGCAGACAAGGTTAGCCCTAGCCAATATTTGGAGCACAAAACCAAAACTTGCCTTTCTGTGAAGCTATAAGACAGTGTGCAAAGTTAGTAAATCATGTTACATATGGAAGGTGGAGAAGGAGAGCAAAGCCATCTAGTTGGTTGCTTGCCTTACCAGCATTCCCTTTTAAGCCTTGTGCGTTCAAGGTAAATGTACTGAGCATGGAAGCCTATGTGGAACTATGGTGTGATGACTCGGTTATATGAGAGTGTGGGGAGGCTGAGGCCTGAGAGACTTATTCCCTGGAACCCCTCAAGATTGCACGCAGCCTTGCTATCCTGTTTcacccctccttttcttctctagtGCTCTCCTGGAAAATGAGAAGAAGAAGCGTGAGCTggctgagaaagagaaggagaagattgAGCGGGAGAAGGAAGAGCTGATGGAGAAGCTGAAGCAGATTGAGGAGCAGACTAAGAAGGCTCAGCAAGGTGAGGCTTGTGTTCACTGTGCAAGTTGAGGCTCTTCAGATCCTCACCTAAGGTGGACATTCTTTTTCCCCCCGGAGCTGCAGAACAACACTACATAGTCTAGGTGTGGTAcagaataataatataaaaaatatcaagaaaaatcCTTAGAACCCTCACCTACTGCACCATGAAGTGGAAAATTCCCAGGAAGCAGGTTACTGTGCCATCTTCATCTCTGAGCCCTTCAtcagtttcctgtttttctacCAGAGCTGGAAGAGCAGACCCGCAGGGCCCTAGAACTTGAGCAGGAACGGAAGCGTGCCCAGAGTGAGGCCGAAAAGCTAGCCAAGGAGCGTCAAGAAGCTGAAGAAGCCAAAGAGGCCCTGCTGCAGGCTTCTCGGGACCAGAAGAAGACCCAGGAACAGCTGGTAAAGTTGAATCCTGGGCTGGGTTGTGTGCATGCATTTTTCTTGCTTGACCCCTATACCCTGCTTACTGGTTTATAAATCCCTTTGCCTGCATACCTGTGTCTTTCTAGTTTGTATCCCAAAGATAATAGTACATTCAAAAGCAAGCTGCGGCATCACTGGTATGGCCCACACTCTTTCATAGGCCTTggctttcatttaatttttttacatatagaTCTCAACCTGTAacccaagaaaggaaaagagaaagtacCTACTGGTGTTTCTTTAGCatcatttcttcttcccttcccttcccttcccttcccttcccttcccttcccttcccttcccttcccttcccttcccttcccttccctcccctcccctcccctcccctcccctcccctccactttcctcctctccccttctttctttctttctttctttctttctttctttctttctttctttctttctttctttctttctttctttctttctttcttcctttctctctctctctctctctctctctctctctctctctctctttctttctttctttctttgccttaTGGAATTAAATCCCATACAGAATAATGTGACCAAATAAGCAAATTGGCAATCATGGAGGCCTAGAGACTGGTCAAAGGTCACAGCTATGTTTGATGAAGGTCTACAAACATTTCTGTCTCCATTGGAAAGATTCCCTCCCTGAAATCATGTGTTAAGCTAGGGATCTGTGACTTGAAAGTTAAGAATCAATGGCTTAAAATAGTCCCTTCCCTTGTAGTACTGGTGTGCTGGTATCTCTCAGGAAGAAGATGTCATGAGAAATTTGCCTGAGGGATAAGGGTGTGCAGAAACTTTTCCATATTGTAGAGGTTTTCTATGATATTAGTATTTATTAATTCTGGTAGCAGTCTTGGTGGAAGCCTAGGATAACAGTGAAGGGTTTGCTACTTCAAGCAGTGGCTTCCAAGCTTTGCTGAGGCCCCGCTGCATGCATATTTGGCAACATtaaaaggggaagaaggaaagaagagagacagaggggctggagagatgtctcagcagttaagagcgctgactgctcttccagaggtcccgagttcaaatcccagcaaccacatgatggttcacaaccatctgtaatgagatctgatgctctctactggtatgtctgaagacagtgactgtgtactcaaataaataaaataaataaatcttaggagagagagagggagagagagagggggggggagagaaccAATTGTCTGCCAGGAGGCCTGTAGTATAGGAGGGGATCTCTGACCTATGAAGGAGTAAAGGGTGGAGTAATTTGGTTAAAAGTCACTAGGTCAGCAAGAAATGGAGCAGCCGGTTTCCTACCAGTTTATCAgaggaactggggttacaggcatctGGACCCAGAAAACCCAAAGGTCAAGCTCTCAAGGCTTCTAATATGCCTGTAGGCTTCAGAAATGGCAGAGCTGACGGCACGGATCTCCCAGTTGGAAATGGCtcgaaagaagaaggaaagtgaggCTGTGGAATGGCAGCAAAAGGTAAGATACAGAATCCAGGCCAAAGCACTGTGGGAGATACTATGCTATATGTGTATATTCTAGTTTCTTACATTTCTTAGATTTAGACTCCCCATTTTTTGATGCaaaccattttttattagatattttctttatttacatttcagatgttatcccctttcctcatttcccctttaaaaaccccctatccccttcccgcaccccctgctcaccaacccacccactcccgcttcctgatcctggcagtcctggggcatagagccttcacaggaccaaggacctctcctcccattgatgactgactaggccatcctctgctacatatgcatctagagccatgTCCTAACTATTCGTCCTAACTGGCATCTACCTCTTACTAGACGTGTCTTTCAAGGTATGATTGGGTTGCCACAAGATACCTGATCTGACTGCCAGTCCTCTTTCTGTCACTGAACAGGCCCAGATGGTACAGGAAGACTTGGAGAAGACTCGTGCTGAGCTGAAGACTGCCATGAGTACACCTCATGTGGCAGAGCCTGCTGAGAATGAACATGATGAGCAGGATGAGAATGGAGCAGAGGCCAGTGCCGAGCTGCGGGCTGATGCTATGGCCAAGGACCGCAGTGAGGAGGAACGTACCACTGAGGCAGAGAAGAATGAGCGTGTGCAGAAGCATCTGAAGGTAAGCAGGCAGGGCCAACAACAGTCAGGGAGACTGTGAGTCACTAGCCTATTACTCTCCACTCGTACAATCAGAAAATTTATAGCTAGCCAAACTACTTACTACTTCAATATTTGGAATGTTATTCTGATCTACTCTCAAGAGATAACCATCGTTTAATTTATCTTATAATGTATTTATGCGGTGCATGTTCACACGTGCATAAGGATTATATGGCCAGCAAAGAGGGAAAACACTTAACAAACACAAACTCTGCTCAAAAAAGTGGAATTAAAATGAGAGGAAGCCATTGACCCCTGACTCATCTTGCATCCTCACAGGCCCTTACTTCAGAGCTGGCCAATGCCCGAGATGAGTCCAAGAAGACTGCCAATGACATGATCCATGCTGAGAACATGCGACTGGGACGAGACAAATACAAGACCCTGCGCCAGATCCGGCAGGGCAACACCAAACAACGCATTGATGAGTTTGAGTCCATGTAGTGGGCGTCCAGCCTTCAGGgacccctcctccttcttccttgtccCCACACTCCCATAGTTTTGCCTAACTAACACTGTGCTGGAGCCACTAACTAGAAAAGCCTTGGAGCCATGCCAAACGTTCAGTATAGCCATGGGACCAAACTTAATCTCCCCACTCATACCCTCGGGCAAACAAATGGCCCACTGTGGTGCCAATGgaatctccttttccttctttgtcaCACTCATTCAACCTAGCTCTCTAGAATAGAGCATTTCTCCCCGCCCCAGCTCAGAGACACGCATTCCTTTTGGTTTGACAAGCACCCCCTCCCCATATACACTTACTGTTGTCCTCTGGGACTCATGTGTGAAGTAGGTTAACAGCTAGCTCCCATCCCTTGCCAGTCCTGTGATTTGCAAAGATGGAATATTGTGTTGTTTAGGGACAGAAGGAGGGAATTGGCTTTATCATTTAGTATGTCAGATGACCTAGGATTTAGCCTCTTAATTAAGTCTATCCCTTTTACAGTTACTTAGGCTTTGTACCGATTGGAGGATAAAAGAGATGTTTAGCCATTCTTATTTCTTCTACCTCCCATATTGGACCTATTACAAATCTAGTCCCAGTGGGCCTTGTCTCTGTGTTTAGGGATTTAGTTTCTAATCAAGATGGGATGAAGAGATAAAGGAAATAGTGCATTCAAGAGATTCACTAACAACCTAGAAAGGCCCCTGCCCCAGCACATCTTTGGAGCCTTTCTTCTCTTGAGTGAGGTCTGTGGTCAGGGCTACCCCTGCCCATGATAGTCCAGGTTCTTGGTTCCTTTTCTAAATCTGTCCCTACCCTCTCCAATCCTCAGATCTCTTCCAGCTAGGACAGAGAGGATGAGTACCCTCAAACCTAGCCAGTTGCATCTAAACTTGTTGCCACAAAGGAAGAAACTTTTTTGTACCTGGCTTTAGTATTTTTCCTGCCAGGACTTCTAAACTACTTCCCCCAGAGCTAATTTGACCACTGTTCCTGTTTCACAGATACAAAATATGATGAGTAAGAGTAGCCCTTGTCTGTCAGTCACCCAGCAATCCTCCCTCATCTTACCCAGTGCAAAGTGGTGAGTAGGCCCTGCTTCTGACAAATCTCTAACTCAGGCCTCATCACTCATTGTGCTGTCCCTTGGAGATACAGAAAGCTGCTGGGTATTCTGGCCTTGTCCCTTCACACCCCCACACCCTTTTCTCCACTTTGGAGCAGCTGCTCCCCCTTTTTTGTCACATGTGTGCTCTTTTAATTTTTACCAGTATTATATATTCTAGTGATATCTAACAATATTGGTTTCTACCTTTTTTGCTAATGCACTATTAGAGATATTAGTCTTGGGAAAGGATCATTTTAGCTTCATTATTTTTTACTACTGTCACCCCACATCTGAGAAGAATATACtatattaaaaatgatattttgccAAAAACATTATGTAAGAAGATTTCAGTATTAGCGACTTACCTGTCACTATAGGTCATacaatacatttaaaatgtacttagtatttggttttattgttCCTGTTTGCTTTTTCCCCAGGGTTCAGTCCCCAAAAGGCTGTCTTGTCCCTCTATGCAGTATCCTTAGTCCAGAGCATCCCTCAGCCCATGCCCCTTTTACTTAATCTTGGGGAATCTTATATGCATTGCTGTGAATTATATTGACA
Encoded here:
- the Msn gene encoding moesin, which gives rise to MPKTISVRVTTMDAELEFAIQPNTTGKQLFDQVVKTIGLREVWFFGLQYQDTKAFSTWLKLNKKVTAQDVRKESPLLFKFRAKFYPEDVSEELIQDITQRLFFLQVKEGILNDDIYCPPETAVLLASYAVQSKYGDFNKEVHKSGYLAGDKLLPQRVLEQHKLNKDQWEERIQVWHEEHRGMLREDAVLEYLKIAQDLEMYGVNYFSIKNKKGSELWLGVDALGLNIYEQNDRLTPKIGFPWSEIRNISFNDKKFVIKPIDKKAPDFVFYAPRLRINKRILALCMGNHELYMRRRKPDTIEVQQMKAQAREEKHQKQMERALLENEKKKRELAEKEKEKIEREKEELMEKLKQIEEQTKKAQQELEEQTRRALELEQERKRAQSEAEKLAKERQEAEEAKEALLQASRDQKKTQEQLASEMAELTARISQLEMARKKKESEAVEWQQKAQMVQEDLEKTRAELKTAMSTPHVAEPAENEHDEQDENGAEASAELRADAMAKDRSEEERTTEAEKNERVQKHLKALTSELANARDESKKTANDMIHAENMRLGRDKYKTLRQIRQGNTKQRIDEFESM